GGTGATGAGGATGCTCACCCTCCCCCGGGGCAGAGCGCACCACGGCTGCCAGAGGATGTCAGCGCAGCATCTCCTTTGATCCTCCCGGCCAGCACTGTGGCCAAGCGGATGTTATGACCGTCTTGTTACTCATGGggaggccagagcaggagaaggaaaaatgccTCCTGATGTGGGGGCTCTAGGGCCCTTCCCGCAGCTCCAGACCCCCCCTGGGTCCCCCCACTTCCTCTTCTTCAGGGGCCTGGGCCTGCGAGGGCTGAGGAGGTTGAGGTGTGTGAAGGTGTCCTTGGGGGCTCTTGACAGGGAGATGGCCACAAGGGGTGACCGGATGGAGGCAGACGGGAACCTGGagccacccccgccccgccccgccgtcCCCTTCCAGCTGGGAATCAGCTCCCCTGCGTGTAATTTCCTGCTCCACTCAGTAGGTCCATTCGTCTGCTCTGAACTCTGGCCTCTGACCTCTGCTCTGGATGCCTAGTCCCAGGCCTACAccattcatttctcttctttcctttcccttttttttttttttaaagaatttagttTTGAAAACTCTATGTGCTCCTTCCAACTGCAGGGACCCTGCTGGGCTAGGGCTGGGCCTGCTCAGGAAGTCAGTGAAACAGAAGCCTGGCCAGAGGCAATGATGGGAGCACTTCAACTCCCAGAGGACAGGAATCCCAGGGCGAGAGAAAAAGGGCTTTTTTTTCCCAGGGGAATGTCACACCCCTTGTCTGTCACATTGGCCCCTGGTGACCGCTTGCTCTCCTTGGGAAACAGGCCTCCTATGGGCAGCAGAGTCCTGTGTGGTGagctgccctggggtgggggtgggggacaaaaCCTGAATATTCTGGCTTCTAAGGAGGGCAGGATCGGGAGAGAGGACTAgggctcctggaggaggtgacaccaCGGGTCAGTGGGGTTGGAGGTGGGTTGTGTTCAGATGGGCGGCATGTGTTGGGGCAGGTGTAACAAGACGGGGCCAAGCCTGGGCAAAGGCCCCAAGGAAGGAATGAGCACGCAGGCTCTGGGCCAGGAAGAGGTGACAGAGGAGAACAGGCCAGCAGGGAGGGTGTGACACTGGCTCAGGCCTAACTGTGCCAGAAGTCTGACTTTCACCCGTGGGTCAGTGGCCCTTCAATTCTTGGTTACTGAATCCTTTGGACAACTTAGGAAAGCACCACCTTCTCCTGATTATAGGGCAAAAATTGTGGTGGGCATTCTTGGATCATAGGGTGAACCCCAAATGTGAGTAATGGGGAGCTCCAGGAAAGGGCACCCTGTGAGCTGGAGGACATAGGATGCAGAGGCACCTTCAAATGTGGGGGCTCTGGCACTGGCTTCTTGGATACCTCTGGGCTCCTCAGAACAGCAGAGTGTGATGCTGGATAGCCTTGATACCCCTTCCACCAGACAGTTCATGTCAAGGAGTGACTGCCTCCATCACAGACACAGCTCAGGGTGCTGCAGCACCAGGCTGTGGCCTGGCCATGGTTCTCTCGGGCCGTATGTTGACCCAGTCCCCCGAAAGCCTAGATCCAGGGCTGCCAGCCTAAGAGGCTGTCTTTTGAATAACAAAATTAATctgtttggtgtttgttttttttaaaataatacccaCATGTACTAAAacatcaaaaaagaagaaaagagtatAGGGAAGAACTGTCGTCCTTGCACCATCTCAGTTCCTTTCCTGGAAGGCAGCGCTGGGAGTCTTGCCAGACGTTCTCTGCACACACAGACAAGTGCTATCAATGTGTCTGCTGTTTCTGTCCCCACGAGGGGCTTCCTTTACAGAATGCAGTGGCAGACATCCCTTCattggtttcctcatctaaacACAGACTActgggcagagcagggatttTTCAGGGAGATCCCCAGAAGCCTTCAGGCTGGGTGCCGGCTTCCTCACCAACTCACTCATTCAGTGAATATTATTAAGCCCCACTCTTCCTCAGCAGCTCCACCTCCGTGActgcctggaaatgcaggctAGAAGGTTGCTGCTGGAGAACAATTTGAAAATCCCCAAAGCAGGTGGCCTCCAGGCCCTCCACCCTCCGTGCTACCGCTTGTTTCTTCTTGTGGCCCTCAAACGACAGGAAGCTGACCCCTGCCCGAGGCAGCCAGTTTCCCGAGGGATGAATTCACTTACTGAGCCACAGTCCACTGTCCTGTAACTTCCACCCACTGATTCTACATTCTGCCCTCCTGGGACAGTGCTCCCAGGCCCGATTCTTagtcccatcttacagatgagggaactaaTGTTCAAAGAGGCACAGTGACAAAACATGGCTAAACACGAATGCACCAGCGCGAGAACCCAGAGTCTCCTTTGCTCAggaaaaatatcaacattaaaaaaGAGCCTCCTGTTCAACGAGATTATATAAATTACTATTTGTAGAGTACTAAaaactgcctggcacagagcaagtgctATATAAGCattaaatggcaaaaaaaaaaaaaaaaaaaaaaaaaaaaaaaaaaaaccagcctcTGACCTCAGGTCTGAGGCTCCAGAGCAGGTGGGGCGGCGCAGGCCCTGTGCGTCCGGGCAGGAGTGCGCAGGGGTGCGCCCTCCGCCTGCCGAGCCTGGTGCAGGCGCCCGACCCCCTGGGAACGGCCCTGCCCAGCTACCACGTGGATTCAGAACTGACCAGCTTACCTTGGTCCAAGTTGCCTCTGGACTTCTGGAATGTCCATGGCAAGTCGATTcctctccttgggcctcagtttccctacctaTACAATGAGGGAGTTGGACTAGGTAAGAGGCCAGAGTCCATTAggttctccccctcctccttaaTTTGAATTAGTTGACAACGACTAACCTTGGGGATTCTGCCCAGCAAAtcagctcccagcccctcctgagAGCTGGCAGCCCCGGGCAGCACGCAGCACCGTGGTGCGGGTGGGTGGCTGAGCAGGGTCCGCTGCCTCCTGCATGTGGTCAACACCTGCCAGCCTGCCACGTTTGTGACCTGTAGGCCCTTGTGTTTGCTCCCCCATGGACTGTTTTCTCTGGATACTTACAATTCTGGAATTAAGCATGTTTTTCCTTGATACTACTGTGTGTCCCTGTCTCAGTCTCTGCTGGCAATGCAGAGATGGATACTGGGAAGCCTTGGGAGCTCAGACTGGGTAGCAGTTAGCTGACCTTGAGTAAGAAACTTCCCAAGAAGGTATCTCACCTGAACTTGAAGGATGGGTAGGGTTTACTAGGTAGAGGGGAGGGCAGTCTGGTGTTGCCAGGATCAAAACCGTTAAACACAAGGTCATCCCTCAGACACTGCTGAGGTCGCCTTCCTCAGTCAGGGAGATGATTTTTTGATTGCCTGTTCTCATAATAAAATCTACGCCACCTTTCTGTCAGCCTGGGTCAGCTTCTGGACGAGCAGAGCAGGCCACTCACTGAGTCTCAGACCTAGTCTGACTCTCTAGAGGACTGAGTGATTTTGGACAGATTACTTGTTCTCTCTGGACCTTAGTATCTCATGCAACTCCTTCCTTTTGAATGTTAAGGCTGTATATAAATGTTAGTTAAGACAGACTGATCTCATCTCTCTCCAGTGCTGTGGGTGAATTTGGAAGGGAGAGAGGGTATCTCATTTGGCCTGGGACCTCCACCCCTGCTTTACCCACCTGTGCCGCCTCTTCTTGGGGGCTTCTGGAGACCCTAAGTGGTGAAGGAAGAGCATGGAGCACAAGAGATGTGAATCACCTACACGTCTGATCTGCCCCCAGCCAGTGACTACCCTCCTGGCCTGTTCTCACTCTAAAGGGAAACCCATCCTGGCATTGACTAAGCCCAGCAGGGAGGTGAtaacttcctcccttcctccccaccaaaaaatcaCTTATTAATGCCCTCAAACCAAACTAGTTAAGTGCCAGGACTACTAGTAATACTAGTCAGTAATGATCTGAACATCTGTGCAGTGGTCTCCCTTTTCAGGGCACCTGCTCTCCTGTTACCTCCTGTGAGAAAAGGCAAGGTCTGGAGCTCCCCTGAACAGAAGaggatactgaggctcagaggcaaGAAGTGGCTGGTCCAGGACCTCACAGCCAGTAGACGGGGGACGGGGTACTGCTTTGGGTTTCTGACTCTTGGCTTCCTAGCCCTGGTTCCCAGGCCTCTGATGCTGGTCTCCTCTCCGCAGGTACAATGGCTTGGTGACCGGCACGAGGGCCAAGGGCATCATTGCGGTCTGCTGGGTGCTGTCATTTGCCATCGGCCTGACCCCCATGCTGGGCTGGAACAACTGCAGccagcagagggagggcaggaacCAGTCGCAGGACtgcgggcagggccaggtggCCTGCCTCTTCGAGTACGTGGTCCCCATGAACTACATGGTGTACTACAACTTCTTCGCGTGTGTGCTGGTGCCCCTGCTGCTCATGCTGGGCGTCTACCTGCGGATCTTCCTGGCCGCCCGGCGCCAGCTGAAGCAGATGGAGAGCCAGCCTCTGCCGGGAGAGCGGGCTCGGTCCACGCTGCAGAAGGAGGTCCATGCTGCCAAGTCGCTGGCCATCATCGTGGGGCTCTTCGCCCTCTGCTGGCTGCCCCTGCACATCATCAACTGCTTCACCTTCTTCTGCTCCAAGTGCAGCCATGCCCCGCCCTGGCTCATGTACCTGGCCATCATCCTCTCCCACACCAACTCCGTGGTGAACCCACTCATCTATGCCTACCGCATCCGTGAGTTCCGCCAGACCTTCCGCAAGATTATCCGCAGCCACATCCTGAGGCGGCGGGAGGCCTTCAAGGCAGGCGGCACCAGCGCCCGGGCTCTGGCAGCTTCTGACAGCGACACAGAGCAGCTCAGCCTCCGCCTCAACGGCCACCCCCCTGGGATGTGGGCCAACGGCAGTGCCCCCCAGCCCGAGCGGCGGCCCAATGGCTACGCCCTGGGGCTGGTGAGTAGAGGGAGTGCCCCTGAATCACAAGGGGACATGGGCCTCCCAGACGTGGAGCTCCTCAGCCACGAGCTCGAGGGAGCGCGCCCAGAGTCCCCCAGCCTCGAGGGCCCCCGAGCCCAGGATGGAGCAGGAGTGTCCTGATAGTCCACTGGGTCTGCCCCTTCCAAAGGAGGGGATCGTTGTCTTGCTGGCTGGCGGAACCAGTCACGTTTGGGAGGAGCGTGCATGTGCCGGAGACCCCTCTCGTGGCTGGTTCCCACTTTGGACTGAGAGCAGGGAGCCCCGGCTGGAGCAGCATGAGGCCCAGCAGGAAGGCGATGGAGTCCGAGGAAGCGGACGTTTCATGCTGGGAGGCGCTGCACCAGGCCAGGGCTCCAGCACCAGAGCACCTGGCTGGTCAGGGCTGGTCCCCAACTCCGGAAGCACCTGGACGTGCCACCGTGCCTCAGCAGAGCAGCTGTGGCAGAGCAGGCTGGCTGGCTGAGGCTGGGGAGACACACCACCCGCCCCAGACTTTCCAAGGGTTCAGGAGCTGCTGTGCCTGGAGGTGACGTTTGACTTTTTTTCCAGGAGAAAACATAAGCTGTGTGTGAGGAAACCCTTTGTATCTTCTTATCTTTCCTTCCTGGCTGCTGGGTCTGTTTAGGTCCTGCTGCTAACCTGGCACCAGGATTTGGCCCAGGGAGTCCCAGGTGCCCTCTCCTGCTGCCGCGCGCTTCCCACGCGAGGTCCCGCGACTTGTAACAGCGGTGTCAGGGCATGGtcgcaggggagggaggaggtcgGGGCTGGCCAGCACAGGGGAGCCCAGGTGGCTCAGAGCTGCCCAGGTGGAGGCCCTGTCTAACCGCCTTTCCTTCTGAAGGgagtgttgttgttttttttcccctgagataAAGTAAAAATGAGCCATGATGTGTTTTAAGCTTGTCGCAAAGAGAATGGTGTCTGAGTTCCTTTCCTTaccccacagccaggcctggCATGCACATACGTGTTGCATGTGTGAGAGTGTGAGCATATGTTCAGACGGAAGACCTGCCAGTCTGCCTGCCTggggtggcaggggcagggggtggccTCCCCGGCTCCCACCTTCCTAGGGGACAGGCTGCTGGGTTGCACCAAAATCCAAATGTTCCTGCACAGCCCCCAAACCAGCATCCCTGTGAGAAGGGATGTGCGGGGAGGGGCGCTTTTCCTGCTGTGCTCCCCCTAGAGTCCAGCCCTAGGCGTCCCTCAGTGTGGGGAccaggctcctccctccctcatcaCCTTCCTACCTTGCCTTGAGGAAGATCTCTTTCTCTATTACTCTCAGAGCTGTGCCTCACCTCCCCACTGCCCTGTTTCCCCCCCTCAGCCGAGAGGCCACAAAGGGCTCTAAAAACAGAGGGAGGGGTGGCTAAACTGCCCTCCCCTGGAGTcatccctcctcccactcctgcaAAGAAACCCATAAGGAACGGGTGTTTCCGGCACTGACACCGGCTCAGAGGCCCCTTGCCTAAGGAGGTGGTGCCGTCCTGCTGTGATGGAGAAGTCTGAGGCCCAGGGGAAAGTGagcagcctggcccagcccaaGGGCCAGTCTGGGTCTCAAGTCTGGCAGGCACGCTCCCggcagaggcagggcaggaaTGTTAGCACTTCACAGGTAATCCTCATGCAGCCCTGGgagcctcattttacaggtgactAAACCAAAGTGAGACTAAACCCCCTCTAGAACAGAGCGGTTAAGTGCTTGGCCCAGctgcacagccagtaagtggcagaagtGAACTTAAAACCCACGTTTGCCCACTGCAAAATCCGtgatcttttttcccccattaactTATGATGAACTACTTCAACCAGACCAAAAAATACGAAATAGCACCATGTTCCCACCACTCTGCTCAAGAAATGAAACATGACAGCCGACCCCTTCCCACGTTACTGCCCTGCCTCCTGCACCTGGATTTCGTTCTGCTCCGCTGCTCATCTTTATACCTTTACTACACAGACGTGCATGTGAGTGTCCCCAGACCAACACAGGTCTGTGTTAGCGATCTTTCACCGTCACGTCTCTCAGAGGTCATCTGGACCGACTACGCACTGTGAAAAGCACTGACGCCTGAGCCGTGGCCTTAGACACTGGGTGGACCCAGGCACCAGTAACCCCCAGGGGTTCTTCTGAACAGCCAGGGTCAGAACGACGGAAACAAACGCACAGCCCAGCCCTGTCCACACggctgcctcctccttcctccacactTCGGTCTGCGCGGGCTGCGGGCACAGGAGTGGTCTGGTTTGTGCCTGTGGCAGCCAAGAACACAAATATTGTTGGTCCTCACGACCAACTCATGGGGAGAGGCCACAAAAAGAACCACAAAAGTAGGGAAGGAAGGAACACTGTCTCTCTAGCCTTTTCTGAGGCCTCCAGGGAGCAGAGCTTTGAGTGCTGGGCTACACAGTACAGGCTTTGGGCTGAGGAAGGACAAAGCCAGGACCTCAAGAAAGGCTTTGGTACAACTGAGCCCTAAGCCCTCTCAGGCCAGCCCCTAGGCCGGCTCTGGAGCCCAGGCCCACGTGACCCTGCCTCTTGGGTCCCCAGGGGACCCAGCGTCCCATCACCACACACTCTGTGCAGGCTCCCACTTGAGCGAGGCTCGCATGTAAGCGCACGTACACGACACGAAGAGATGCACGTGTCATCCTGGCCGTGAGAGAAGACGGGCGTGCACGTGAACACATGCGTGGGCAAAGCCCACCTCAACAGGCGCAGGTGCCCGCAGCAGCAGTGAGGCGTGAGGCTGGCCGGCCCTGTGGGGTGGACGCGTGTCTGCCCTGGGCCGGAATGCTGAGGGCACTACCGGGGCTGCTCCGAACCCTAAAGCTCTGTCCTGGggcccctctgctctctccctgcTCTCCCCGAAGGGCTGAGGGTGGACATGCAGGCCTGTCCCGAGCGCAAGGATTCCCTCACAGAACCCGTCCTGGTGAGGGTCCCAGCCACCAGCCATGGCAGGTATGGCCGGGACCCTCGCACGCCTGTGAGCAGAGGCTGGGCTCATCACTCACCATGAGGGGCAGGCCCTCCAGAAGACTGCCCCTTCCCCTGGAAACCCTACCTTTGCAGCTCTCCCCACTTCTAATAAGGTTGTTTCCTCTGGGAAGACTCACATAAAACACTGGGTTCCCAGGAgccagctgggggcagggagcggGGAAGTGGGGATTCCATGGCTGAGCAGAGGCTCAGTTCCACGCGCACTGACCAGcggccaggctctggagacaaACCGAGGCCGGGCGGGGATGAGGGGCAgcctgggaaggaagaggagatgagagaggccgcccccaggatcTACCAGGCTGGGACTTGGTACCCCAGAGCTGGAAGCCCGCCTTCTTTCCAACTGGGATAGAGAAACAGGGACCCAGGGGGCTCTCGGAAGCCAGCTGCTCAGGGAGTCGGAACCGTTCGGTTCGGTGCACCTTCCCTGATGCCTGGGGCCTAAAGAGAGGCTGGTTGGGACGGCACTCCCGCCCAGAACACGCTTCTGTCCCCTTGTATCATGCAGGCTCCTGGCATAGCCAGTCCCTTGGGCTGTCGCCATGTGGGCACTCTCCTTCTGAGCGCCTGTGTTGGACCCAGCCGCTGCGAGCACGCTGGGACACCCCTCTGCTGACGGGAGAGGTTACGTTGTGGGGACAGAACTCGGGGACCTGAGTTGGCTGTGAGGCAAGTCTGTGCCCTTGTGACTAAAAAGTAGAGAGTACTCTTGCAAGAGTGTCAGATTTCGGCCTCCCCCTCCgccccacacccacccctgcTCTGTCCTAAGGCACCCCTCACTGTGCTGTCACTCATCATTAGCAGTCACTGTCACTGCTGGGACGGCCCCTGTCAGGCTGTGGAGCTGGGAGGGGGCGGGAGAATGTCAGATGACTCACAGCCTCAAAGGAGAGGGCTGGACAcacagaacacagagcccaggTGTGGAGGCACCTTCCGGGATGCTCTGGCCCCACCCTTTCTTTTGCTAGAGGAGAAAACGACTCAGGAGAACTTCCCAACAAGCCCCTTGCCTTCCCACTAGTCAGGCTTGGAGAGGGTCTGGGCTCCGGGAGAGGCCAGGTGGAGGGTGTCAACACGAGGCTGGGCAGGCGATGGCGTGATGAGCCAGTGTCCTCTAGGGGAAGGCTTTGCACACCGCCATCCATGTTTCTTTGTCTCGTCCAGGGAAGCGTGTGTGtgtaagacagagagagagtctGAGAGATTTTGTAGAATCAGCCATCTGCACTGGCAACTAATGACCAGTAAGCTCTCAGAGGGGGCTTCGGTAGGAAGGATGAGGCTAGAACTTGAGCCCCATCTCCTGACTCTCTGTTCCTCTCAACCCCTTAATGAGCACCTGCTGATGACTGCTGGGCCTCAGGCAGTGGACGGGGTGCACAGGTGCAACAACCAACTAAAGAAAATTAGCCAGGTGCAGTCAATCGGGGCAGTGGACAGGGAGAGCCACCAGCAGGACACAGGCTCTGGGAGCTCAGAGCAGGAAAAGGGCTCATCCGACAGGGGAATCAGGCAGCTTGAAGTGAGTTAGTGTTTCAAAAGCCAACGGTCAAGTCGGGGCCGTCTCTTCAAAGTGTTTGTTACGAGATACGGGTGAGAGGGAGCTGAGATGTGTGCCTGATTTACATCAGCCCACACAGGATTATGCCACCCATTTGCAGGCaattttcaagttaaaatgtTGTCAGAGGGTTGTCACAGTTTtgatctttcttttctgttctttctcaatCCACCCACATTTTCTAGTTGGGTTGGAAAGGAGAAAGAACTTGGTTTGGATTCAAGGGTTTGGGGAATCGTTAAAGTTAgacaagactttaaaaaattgtctagTTTTCTCTCAGGAAAATTCATGCCCAGACCCCAACATCACAAATGTTGTTGGACGCAGAACTTCTTGGGGGACGAGAGAGACCAGGACAGGCAGTTTATCTAACCTCAGGCTATCTCTTGGGGTTTCAGCTTGACTCACTTTTCTGCCTCATTCAGAGATGCCCCTGCAGCTCCTGCCAACCACCACCCTGCTTCACCGAGCTCTGAAGGCAGGGTCAGCACCAAGTTCAAACGGTGGCCTTGCCGCTGACTtctctgattgtggggaagtcaCTGTCTGAACTGCCATGCCTGCTTTTAGATAAAACagataataaatgtgaaagtGCTCTGGAAGGTGGATGTAACACAAATGCCCAGCCACTGCCAGATAAAGAAGCGTGGTGAGTGTGAATTTAAACCAGGCACTTGGAAGCCTCTGGTGTCCGTGGGGGCCAGGAGCTGGGTGTGGACACTGGTAGATGACTTGGGCAAGGGACACTGACTGTGGATCATTTGCTGTCTTCAACCCCAACCAGTCCCAAATTCTGGAGAGTTAAGGCTTATCAAAGAGGGAACAGAGAAGGGGTATAGTAAACGTCTGGGCTGACAGAATCAAGATTCAAAATGACCTCGGGGGTCTGGACAGTTAAAACTGAGCAGAGATCATTGTAAAGTCCTGCACTGAGTTTGAAAAACCAAATGTGCAGGGAAAGGTGGGAAGAGTGAGACCCAACTACCGTCAGTTCATGTCAGAACAATGACCGTTTCAGTTGCTAAGGTCCTCGGTGGCTAACTCTGTGGAAAATGCCAGAGAAAGAAGCGGCTGCATGGCATCACAGTTAACAGGAGCCCCGGGAGCTCACAAGGTCCCGGGGTCCCGGCTCAAGGCAGGAGGCTGGTGCTCAGTTCTCAACTGAACAACCACAGCTGATCACCGACAGAAGTACCTTACGAGGACGCTCTGGCCTCAAGAGGGGAGTCCCTCTGTTACACCAGGCAGGCTTAACAAATGGCCAAAGGAAGGTGCTCAAAACAGGGAGGGTCTGGAACCTGCGAACGGTTGGAGGAAAGGGGCTGGAGAGGACTTTGGGAGAGCCACGGCAGCAGGTGTGCGCATCACAGAGGGAAGCAGCTTGACAACCAGCCTCAGTAGGACAACCTGGGGCTCCCAGAAGTTCTGGAGGAATAACTACAGTTCAGTTTGAGGCCACCAGGCTGTAAGAACTGGAGACTCCTCCAAAGGCCCTTAGGCCTCTCTGGCCTGCAAGGGGCCTGGGCTTCCCTGGGAGCCTTTGAGGGGCCTCCCCTCAACTTTGAGGACATAAGGCCAGATAAGAGtggcttttctttctcaagatcctGGGAGCCCAAATAAGCACTAGGGGAAGAAGACAGGTGATTGGGAAGAGGGAATGACaaagtataaaaagaataaagccatCCCTGAATCAAGTTTATGGATACAGGTGAGGAGCAGGGACCAGGTGTGGACTGAAAGAAATCAAAAGTGCCCAGTGCCCTGTACGCACGGAATTCACCCACGGCCTGAAATTCCTCCCACAGGAACCACCTGTGGTGATA
The genomic region above belongs to Camelus bactrianus isolate YW-2024 breed Bactrian camel chromosome 32, ASM4877302v1, whole genome shotgun sequence and contains:
- the ADORA2A gene encoding adenosine receptor A2a gives rise to the protein MGSWVYIMVELAIAVLAILGNVLVCWAVWLNSNLQNVTNYFVVSLAAADIAVGVLAIPFAITISMGFCAACHSCLFFACFVLVLTQSSIFSLLAIAIDRYIAIRIPLRYNGLVTGTRAKGIIAVCWVLSFAIGLTPMLGWNNCSQQREGRNQSQDCGQGQVACLFEYVVPMNYMVYYNFFACVLVPLLLMLGVYLRIFLAARRQLKQMESQPLPGERARSTLQKEVHAAKSLAIIVGLFALCWLPLHIINCFTFFCSKCSHAPPWLMYLAIILSHTNSVVNPLIYAYRIREFRQTFRKIIRSHILRRREAFKAGGTSARALAASDSDTEQLSLRLNGHPPGMWANGSAPQPERRPNGYALGLVSRGSAPESQGDMGLPDVELLSHELEGARPESPSLEGPRAQDGAGVS